A genomic window from Onychostoma macrolepis isolate SWU-2019 chromosome 22, ASM1243209v1, whole genome shotgun sequence includes:
- the pdcd4b gene encoding programmed cell death protein 4b yields MRNLLHNYITSVPASIAERRKVTIFTEGLIENTRKIGFIRTQFSLVILSSASIILTNQRARRTALRYRVAGQRTQNQHQRRVRSNLDYAIKQVRRHISYAVKLNFLTMATDCEAWLNANPVEAADLSDSFPSGDEDNTFTGNVNNEINGNWISAPTGSIHEARLKAKVKRRLRKTSSRDSGRGDSLSDNSESVRSVVPPTSPKGKLLNRRSRMGKGRGLPKKGGAGGKGVWGSPGEVYDVDEVDVKDPNYDVEQENCVYETVVLPLDEETFEKTVTPIVQEYFEHGDANEVAELLAELNLGSMRGDVPMLAVSLALEAKASHRELTSQLLSELCGRVLTAGDVEASFHKLLKELPDLVLDTPGAPQMLGQFIARAVADNILPKSFIDSYKGRVDCEYTRAALDRAAVLLRMSRWTGLRIDSLWGSGGGQRPVNQLIKEVNLLLKEYLLSGDTVEAERCLRELEVPHFHHEFVYEAVIMVLESKGDRTLQMILRLLKSLCASTVITVDQLRRGFERVYLDMADLSIDVPCAYSLLEQFVEQSFNAGVIDKKLRDLCPCRGRKRFISEGDGGRLKLSS; encoded by the exons ATGCGCAATCTGTTACATAATTACATCACTTCTGTTCCAGCGTCCATCGCAGAGCGGCGGAAAGTCACGATCTTCACCGAAGGCCTCATAGAAAATACGAGAAAGATCGGCTTCATCCGAACTCAATTTTCATTGGTCATTTTGTCATCCGCCTCTATTATTCTAACCAATCAGAGAGCTCGCAGGACAGCATTACGCTATCGAGTTGCCGGGCAGAGAACACAAAATCAACATCAACGGAGAGTACGCTCTAACTTGGACTACGCGATAAAGCAG GTGCGAAGGCACATTTCATACGCTGTAAAACTTAATTTCCTAACCATGGCAACTGACTGTGAGGCATGGCTGAACGCAAACCCTGTTG AAGCTGCAGATCTCAGCGATTCCTTCCCTTCCGGGGATGAGGACAACACTTTCACTGGAAATGTTAATAACGAAATCAACGGAAACTGGATATCGGCCCCCACCGGCAGCATCCACGAGGCAAGACTCAAGGCCAAGGTGAAGAGACGTCTGAGGAAGACCTCCTCCAGGGACTCGGGCCGGGGCGACTCGCTGAGTGATAACAGCGAATCGGTCCGGTCCGTGGTTCCACCCACCAGCCCTAAGGGCAAACTGCTAAACAGGAGGTCGAGGATGGGCAAGGGACGAGGCCTGCCGAAGAAAG GTGGGGCAGGGGGTAAAGGTGTATGGGGATCACCTGGGGAGGTTTATGATGTAGATGAAGTTGACGTTAAAGACCCCAATTACGATGTGGAGCAG GAGAACTGCGTATATGAGACGGTCGTCCTCCCTCTGGACGAAGAGACGTTTGAGAAGACGGTTACTCCTATTGTTCAGGAGTACTTCGAGCACGGAGATGCTAATGAAGTGGCG GAATTGCTTGCAGAGCTGAACCTGGGCAGCATGCGTGGCGACGTGCCCATGCTAGCTGTATCGCTAGCGCTGGAGGCCAAAGCCAGCCACAGGGAGCTGACGTCACAACTGCTCAGCGAGCTCTGCGGGAGAGTGCTCACAGCCGGCGACGTGGAGGCCTCCTTCCACAAACTGCTCAAAGAGCTGCCCGACCTGGTGCTGGACACGCCTGGGGCTCCACAG ATGCTCGGCCAGTTCATCGCTCGAGCCGTCGCAGACAACATCCTCCCAAAAAGCTTCATAGACAGCTACAAAGGACGAGTGGACTGTGAATACACCAG AGCGGCTCTGGATCGCGCGGCTGTGCTGCTGAGAATGAGCCGATGGACCGGTCTGCGCATCGACAGCCTCTGGGGCTCAGGCGGCGGCCAGAGACCTGTCAATCAACTCATCAAAGAG GTTAACCTCCTGCTGAAGGAGTATCTGTTATCAGGAGACACGGTGGAAGCAGAGCGCTGCTTGAGAGAACTGGAAGTCCCACATTTCCACCATGAGTTCGTTTATGAG GCAGTTATCATGGTTCTGGAGTCTAAAGGTGACAGGACGCTTCAGATGATCCTGCGCTTGCTGAAGTCTCTCTGCGCCTCCACGGTCATCACTGTGGACCAGTTGAGACGG GGATTTGAGAGGGTGTATCTGGACATGGCAGATCTCAGTATTGATGTGCCGTGTGCGTATTCGCTCCTGGAGCAGTTTGTGGAGCAGAGCTTTAACGCCGGGGTCATCGATAAAAAGCTCAGAGACCTCTGTCCTTGTCG GGGCCGTAAGAGGTTCATCAGTGAAGGAGACGGTGGGCGTCTCAAGCTCTCGAGCTAA